GTATCTCCGCCAACAAAATACAGCCTGCGTGCGCAATGTGCACAAAATTGCCGTTCAACAGCAGCACCACTCAGAGTATTTTTTCTCTGTAAGCCTTTAGATGAGAGGCGAGAGATGATTAATAAGCAAAATAACAGCGCCAACAATGTTTTAATTTATATTTTTTTGTAGGATATTTCACATTTTAACTGTAGGAATCAAAATGTTATATTGTAACAATAATGGTTCATAATTGGCCATCTTTATCATTAAAATATGACCGCGTAAAAAAATAATACCTTACAAAACAAAGAGATTATTTATCCGTAGCGAGTTGCAGTGTTTAAAAAACAGGCCAATACATATTATCACGGACGTTTTCTTATTATCATTTTAGGGAGGGGACAATGAAATACATATTTAGTTTTAAATCTTTCAATTGTTTCGTTATACATTCTATAGATCTATATACTTTATAGTATATAGTTTTTTATTTTGTAAAAACACGTAATAGCATCTTTATTTAGAATTTTATATCGCACAATTTGCGCTATCGATCTGATCTTTCGCGAAAAGGATGTTTACTTGTATAATCTGTCGCAATGAGTACGAATGGATGGATAAATCGTGTAAGCGTGTAAAAGGTGCGATGTGTGTGATAGCTACGTTAAAAGTTTACTACTGAGACCTATCACCACAATCTCTATATTCAGGAAGTCGGCTATTTATGATTGCTAATTAGCACCTTCCGTTATTGCCCTATTCAGTAACAGATAAAACTTATCTGTTAAATATTCTTATTGCATTGCCTTATTTAACAACCTGACTCGCAGGTTATTCCGCAGGGTGGAGATATGTTTAATTGTACAATAGCAATGACAGATAATTACTTTCGGCACGGCCTGTTGCTCTTGATCAATGAAGCTCTGGCGAAATACCCATTTGAATCGACAGCTATTCTTACGGATAAGTTAAATGAAAAGACCCAAGTGGCGTTTATTGATGCCGATTCTGCCTCTTTTTATTCGGTATTTGTGCAGGCCAGTTACCTTAAGCTGACCTATCCGTTGACTATTTTCATTATTTCCAGTTCAAAAAATGCCTTCTCGCCGTGGGTTGCTTCGCCCAATGCCGTCGCAGGCATCCTGTATAAAACGGACGAAAAAGCTGAGATTAAGCACAAAATCAGACAGGTATTAAACCGGCAAGGCTCTCGGGTGGTTGACCCGTTAACACCATTACGTGAAAGGCCAACACCAGCCA
The sequence above is drawn from the Yersinia intermedia genome and encodes:
- a CDS encoding LuxR C-terminal-related transcriptional regulator, which codes for MFNCTIAMTDNYFRHGLLLLINEALAKYPFESTAILTDKLNEKTQVAFIDADSASFYSVFVQASYLKLTYPLTIFIISSSKNAFSPWVASPNAVAGILYKTDEKAEIKHKIRQVLNRQGSRVVDPLTPLRERPTPATANYFTPLTPCESAVIDLLKQGFTGKDISKILGRSEKTISGQKRSAMKKLGVCSNAELFRQIH